The Candida dubliniensis CD36 chromosome 5, complete sequence genome has a window encoding:
- the INT1 gene encoding integrin alpha chain-like protein, putative (spliced gene), with amino-acid sequence MQTSLSTTTIEDHLHHHYSPEESQKLISRESSINTDLFKHENESVDLLLKEMNSTPSKLLPIDKHSQLQLHPQSSSASIFNSPTKPLNFPRTNSKPNLDPNSSSDTYTSEHDQDKAKEEKKDSTVQTSFDRNFDLDNSIDIQQTIQHQQQQPSQPDHNLVDEFSFQTPMTSTLDLTKQASTADKVNQNHAPTYINTSPNKSIMKKATPKASPKKVAFTATNPEVHHYPDDTAEEEDQSQQKQDSVEPPSIQHQWKDPSQLNYSDEDTNASVPPTPPLHTTKPTFAQLLSKNKDANLETEALTDMKLRHENFSNLSLDEKVNLYLGPNTNNNIGGNNKNVSDMDLHLQNLQDASKNKTNESIHNLSFSLKTPKNDIENPLNSLTNADISLRSSGSSQSSLQSLRDDNRVLESVPGSPKKSNPGLSLNDGIKGFSDEIVESLLPRDLSREKFETAKENDVAEHNNDAKSTNAIKGQPLVSSDEHLDSFDRSYNHTEQSILNLLNSASQSQVSLNGLHKQTHGPEQEQTQQEEASSTDNIKVKQEPKNSMDSIKVTVKKEPAMSTEEKPPKREFSSQRLKIENTKEFAELAEYYPKKENEANIQVEDTDGLLKKALDDDDESDATQNSTKMSIRFHIDSDWKLEDSNDGDREDNDDISRFEKSDILNDMSQTSDTTGDKYGNSSSEITTKTLAPPRSDNNGNKTSKVPTNTDSSQQQPQLEVPHTKEDDSILANSSNIAPPEELTLPVVEANDYSSFNDVTKTIDAYSSFEESLSAEHDTDTKPIDFISIWHKQEKQKKHQIHKVPTKQIIASYQQFKNEQESRVTGDKVKIPNTLQSKKFKEVNVMSRRVVSPDMDDLNISQFLPELSEDSGFNDLNFANYSSNTNRPRSFTPLSTKNVLSNIDNDPNVVEPPEPKSYSEIRNARRLSANRTVSNQAPPLPPQRQPSSTRINSNKRMSRFRVPTFEIKRTSSALAPRDMYNDIFDDFGTGSKPTIKAEGMKTLPSMDKDDVKRILSAKKGMTQDEYINAKLVEQKPKKNSIVTGPEDRYEELQQTASIHNATIDSSIYGRPDSISNEMLPYLSDELKKQPVALLSADRLFMEQEIHPLRSNSVLARPAANSSMLPEPDFELINSPTRNVSNNSDNAAVSGNASTISMNHLDMNFDDEATIGPNTREQFATKAVNCADGGDNVPETPRTPTKTESISGKRAVLSSNSPRKSPIKIGSPVRVVKKNGSITGIEPIPKATQKSKKSFQGNEISNHKVRDGGITPSYWSDHQQHNPSMVSVPSQYTDATSTLPEENKDTQHQPREKHHHHHHQHKHKSDISGVVDDEIPDVGLQERGKLFFRVLGIKNINLPDIKNHKGRFTLTLDNGVHCVTTPEYNLEDNNVAIGKEFELTVADSLEFILTLKASYEKPRGTLVEVTEKKVVKSRNRLSRLFGSKDIITTTKFVPTEVKDTWANKFAPDGSFARCYIDLQQFEDQITGKALQFDLNCFNEWETMSNGDQPMRRGKPYKIAQLEVKMLYVPRSDPREILPTSIRSAYESINELNNEQNNYFEGYLHQEGGDCPIYKKRFFKLMGTSLLAHSEISHKTRAKINLSKVVDLIYVDKENIDRSNHRNFSDVLLLDHAFKIKFANGELIDFCAPNKQEMKLWIQNLQEIIYRNRFRRQPWVNLMLQQQLQQQNQQE; translated from the exons ATGCAAACTTCATTATCAACGACAACAATAGAAGATCATcttcaccaccactactCCCCGGAAGAATCACAGAAATTGATATCTCGAGAATCCAGTATTAACACAGATTTATTTAAACATGAGAAT gaatCAGTAGATCTATTATTAAAGGAAATGAATTCAACTCCAAGTAAATTATTACCGATAGATAAACATTCCCAATTACAATTACACCCTCAATCGTCCTCAGcatcaatatttaattcCCCAACAAAACCGTTGAATTTCCCCAGGACGAATTCCAAGCCAAATTTAGATCCAAATTCAAGCTCGGATACCTACACTAGCGAACACGATCAAGACAAGGCgaaagaagagaaaaaggACTCAACTGTTCAAACCTCTTTTGATAGAAATTTTGATCTTGATAATTCCATCGATAtacaacaaacaattcaacatcagcaacaacagccTTCACAACCCGACCATAATTTAGTTGATgaattttcatttcaaaCACCGATGACGTCGACTTTGGATTTAACCAAGCAAGCTTCAACGGCAGACAAAgtgaatcaaaatcatgCACCAACTTATATAAACACTTCCCCAAATAAgtcaataatgaaaaaggCAACTCCTAAAGCATCACCAAAAAAAGTTGCATTTACTGCAACTAACCCTGAAGTCCATCATTATCCAGATGATACAGCCGAGGAAGAAGATCAAAGTCAACAAAAGCAAGATTCTGTTGAGCCCCCATCAATACAACATCAATGGAAAGATCCCTCTCAACTCAATTATTCTGATGAAGATACCAATGCTTCAGTTCCACCTACACCGCCACTTCATACAACAAAACCCACTTTTGCGCAATTATTGAGCAAAAATAAAGATGCCAATTTAGAAACCGAAGCATTGACAGATATGAAGTTACGCCACGAGAATTTTAGCAATTTGTCATTGGATGAAAAAGTCAATTTATATCTTGGTCCCAATACAAATAACAACATTGGTGGCAATAACAAAAATGTCTCTGATATGGATCTCCATTTACAAAACTTACAAGATGCTTcgaaaaataaaaccaatGAAAGTATCCATAATTTgtcattttctttaaaaacacctaaaaatgatattgaaaaccCATTAAACTCATTAACTAATGCAGATATTCTGTTGAGATCATCTGGATCATCACAGTCTTCATTACAATCTTTGAGAGATGACAATCGTGTCTTAGAATCAGTGCCTGGATCTCCTAAAAAATCCAACCCTGGATTATCTTTAAATGACGGTATAAAGGGATTCTCTGATGAGATTGTTGAATCTTTGCTTCCTCGTGATTTATCAAGAGAAAAATTTGAGACTGCAAAAGAGAATGATGTAGCAGAGCACAACAACGATGCTAAATCAACTAATGCAATTAAGGGGCAACCCTTAGTATCATCAGATGAACATTTGGATTCTTTTGATAGGTCCTATAACCATACCGAACAGTCGATCTTGAATCTTTTAAATAGTGCATCACAATCTCAAGTTTCATTGAATGGGTTGCACAAGCAAACTCACGGACctgaacaagaacaaacacaacaagaagaagctTCGTCTACCGATAATATCAAAGTTAAACAGGAACCAAAAAATAGTATGGATTCTATCAAGGTTACTGTGAAGAAAGAACCAGCCATGTCCACGGAAGAAAAGCCTCCAAAGAGAGAATTCTCAAGCCAAAGATTGAAAATAGAGAATACAAAAGAATTTGCAGAACTAGCCGAATATTATCCGAAGAAAGAGAATGAAGCAAATATTCAAGTTGAAGACACTGATGGATTGTTAAAGAAAGCACTAGACGACGATGACGAATCTGATGCCACCCAAAACTCAACGAAAATGTCGATTCGTTTTCATATTGACAGTGATTGGAAATTGGAAGATAGCAATGATGGTGATAGGGAAGACAACGATGATATTTCCCGTTTCGAGAAATCAGATATTTTGAATGATATGTCACAAACTTCTGATACTACTGGTGACAAATATGGAAACTCATCAAGTGAGATAACCACCAAAACATTAGCTCCTCCCAGATCAGACAACAATGGCAATAAAACATCAAAAGTTCCAACTAATACTGACTCATCACAACAACAGCCACAATTAGAGGTACCGCATACAAAAGAAGATGATAGCATTCTTGCAAACTCGTCTAACATTGCTCCACCCGAGGAATTAACTTTGCCTGTAGTGGAGGCAAATGATTACTCATCTTTCAATGATGTGACAAAAACTATTGATGCATACTCAAGCTTTGAAGAGTCATTATCAGCGGAACATGACACTGATACGaaaccaattgatttcatttcaatttggcataaacaagaaaagcAGAAGAAACATCAAATTCATAAAGTTCCAACCAAACAGATTATTGCTAGttatcaacaattcaaaaacGAACAAGAATCTCGAGTTACTGGCGATAAAGTGAAAATCCCGAATACTTTACAATCCAAGAAATTCAAAGAGGTGAATGTTATGTCAAGAAGAGTTGTTAGTCCTGATATGGATGATTTGAACATTTCTCAATTCTTGCCTGAATTATCCGAAGACTCTggatttaatgatttaaacTTTGCCAATTATTCAAGTAACACCAACAGACCAAGAAGCTTTACTCCATTGAGCACTAAGAATGTCTTGTCGAATATTGATAACGATCCTAATGTGGTTGAACCTCCTGAACCGAAATCATATTCTGAAATTAGAAATGCTAGACGTTTATCAGCCAATAGAACTGTGTCAAACCAGGCACCACCATTGCCACCACAACGACAACCATCTTCAACCCGAATCAACTCAAATAAAAGAATGTCCAGATTTAGAGTGCCcacatttgaaattaaaagaacTTCTTCGGCATTAGCACCAAGAGACATGTATAACGAtatttttgatgattttggCACGGGTTCTAAACCAACTATAAAGGCTGAAGGAATGAAAACATTGCCAAGTATGGATAAAGATGATGTCAAGAGGATCTTGAGTGCAAAGAAAGGTATGACCCAAGATGAATATATCAATGCTAAGCTTGTTGAACAAAAACCTAAAAAGAATTCAATTGTTACAGGTCCTGAAGATAGGTATGAAGAATTACAACAAACAGCCTCTATACACAATGCCACAATTGATTCGAGTATTTATGGACGACCAGACTCGATTTCTAATGAAATGTTACCTTATCTCAGTGATGAATTGAAGAAACAGCCTGTGGCTTTATTATCTGCTGATCGGTTGTTTATGGAACAAGAAATACATCCCTTAAGATCTAATTCTGTTTTGGCTCGTCCAGCagccaattcttcaatgtTGCCGGAGCCAGATTTCgaattaatcaattcacCTACTAGAAATGTGCTGAATAACAGTGATAATGCTGCCGTCAGTGGTAATGCTAGTACTATTAGTATGAACCATTTGGATATGAATTTTGATGACGAGGCAACAATTGGTCCAAATACTCGAGAGCAATTTGCTACAAAAGCAGTTAACTGTGCAGATGGTGGCGACAATGTACCAGAAACTCCAAGAACGCCTACAAAGACCGAGTCTATTTCAGGCAAACGCGCTGTGCTTTCTTCCAACTCTCCTAGAAAATCGCCAATTAAAATTGGATCTCCAGTTAGAGTTGTTAAGAAAAATGGGTCGATTACTGGTATTGAACCAATACCAAAAGCCACTCAAAAATCTAAAAAATCATTCCAAGGAAACGAGATTTCAAACCATAAAGTACGAGATGGGGGTATTACACCTAGTTATTGGTCAGATCATCAACAGCATAATCCTAGTATGGTTTCTGTTCCTTCGCAATACACTGATGCGACATCAACTCTTCCagaagaaaacaaagaCACCCAACATCAACCTCGGGAAAAgcaccatcaccatcatcatcaacataaACATAAATCTGATATATCtggtgttgttgatgatgaaattccTGACGTGGGATTGCAAGAACGAGGTAAGCTATTCTTTCGAGTTTTAGGAATTAAGAATATCAATTTACCCGATATCAAGAACCACAAGGGAAGATTTACTTTAACGTTAGATAACGGGGTACACTGTGTCACTACACCAGAATACAACTTGGAAGACAACAATGTTGCTATAGGTAAAGAATTTGAGTTGACGGTTGCCGATTCATTAGAGTTTATTTTAACATTGAAGGCATCATATGAGAAACCTCGTGGCACATTAGTGGAAGTGACTGAAAAGAAGGTTGtcaaatcaagaaataGATTGAGTCGGTTATTTGGATCGAAGGATATTATCACCACGACAAAGTTTGTACCTACTGAAGTGAAAGACACTTGGGCCAATAAGTTTGCTCCTGATGGTTCATTTGCTAGATGCTATATTGATTTACAGCAATTTGAAGACCAAATCACGGGTAAGGCATTACAGTTTGAtctcaattgttttaatgaATGGGAAACAATGAGTAATGGTGATCAACCAATGAGAAGAGGCAAGCCTTATAAGATTGCGCAATTGGAAGTTAAAATGTTGTATGTTCCACGATCAGACCCTAGGGAAATATTGCCAACCAGTATTAGATCAGCATATGAAAGCATCAATGAATTAAACAATGAACAGAATAACTACTTTGAAGGTTATTTACATCAAGAAGGAGGGGACTGTCCAATTTACAAGAAAcgttttttcaaattaatgGGCACTTCTTTATTGGCTCATAGTGAAATATCTCATAAAACTAGAgcaaaaatcaatttatcaaaagttgttgatttgatttatgtCGATAAGGAGAACATTGATCGTTCCAATCATCGAAATTTCAGCGACGTGTTATTGTTAGATCATGCATTCAAGATCAAATTTGCTAATGGTGAATTGATTGACTTTTGTGCTCCtaataaacaagaaatgaaattatgGATTCAAAACTTACAAGAAATTATCTATAGAAATCGATTTAGACGTCAACCATGGGTAAATTTGAtgcttcaacaacaactacaacaacaaaaccaacaaGAATAA
- a CDS encoding pre-mRNA polyadenylation factor, putative (Similar to S. cerevisiae FIP1;~In S. cerevisiae: interacts directly with poly(A) polymerase (Pap1p) to regulate its activity), with product MANSDDDDAFLYSDEEQQVEEQQPKTKRVKFADEESKKEDKSKEKEQQQKEEHTDGASDSESGSGSESSSESDSDDDIDIIIGDNQPTKSKSSGTTIIGNEALSEMTDPEASSSSSTAGAGAASGSNKRQSTSTVDLDSVPRYQEGEDGEGEGTLITQLDIETLKLKPWRAPGVDVSDYFNYGFDEFTWLAYCHKQDKLRGEFNPQKVMENIMKGPGGANGVNSGDKTGQQQQQQQQPPQPPMGMMMPPPGFMANMPMPPMGSMPPMPNMPNMANMPPPPPGFNGQFPAPYNIPHNMNQKQ from the coding sequence ATGGCCAATTCAGATGACGACGATGCTTTTCTTTATTCAGATGAAGAGCAACAAGTTGAAGAGCAACAACCAAAAACTAAAAGAGTGAAGTTTGCTGATGAAGAAAGCAAAAAGGAAGATAAatctaaagaaaaagaacaacaacagaaagAAGAACACACTGATGGAGCATCTGATTCTGAATCAGGTTCAGGTTCAGAATCAAGTTCAGAATCAGACTCAGATGATGATATAGATATTATAATAGGTGATAACCAACCGACGAAATCAAAATCTAGCGGGACAACCATCATTGGGAATGAGGCATTATCCGAAATGACTGATCCTGAAGCATCGTCATCGTCGTCGACAGCGGGAGCAGGAGCAGCATCAGGAAGTAACAAAAGACAATCCACCTCAACTGTTGATCTTGATTCAGTGCCTAGATATCAGGAAGGAGAAGATGGAGAAGGAGAAGGTACTTTAATAACTCAATTAGATATTGAAACATTGAAACTTAAACCGTGGAGAGCACCAGGTGTTGATGTATCtgattatttcaattatgGATTTGATGAATTCACATGGTTGGCTTATTGTCATAAACAAGATAAATTAAGAGGCGAGTTCAATCCTCAAAAAGTGATGGAAAATATTATGAAAGGTCCCGGTGGTGCTAATGGTGTTAATTCGGGTGATAAAACAggacaacaacaacaacaacaacaacagccaCCACAACCACCTATGGGCATGATGATGCCACCTCCAGGATTCATGGCTAATATGCCAATGCCACCAATGGGATCTATGCCACCAATGCCAAATATGCCAAATATGGCGAATATGCCTCCACCACCTCCAGGATTTAATGGCCAGTTCCCCGCACCTTATAACATCCCTCATAATATGAACCAAAAGCAATAG
- a CDS encoding uncharacterized GPI-anchored cell wall protein, putative (Similar to S. cerevisiae ECM33) encodes MQIKSFLLPIVAALLASVSAADSSDKCSFSKTSITEATGISQLNACSTLDGEVTISGNSIGNIDLSSVKVLKAKLSILNSPSIVSLNFNQLQNITGSLVINNATQLNSIDLTQLTNVETLQLVSLPSFATLNLNQGVQKAGTIVLSDTALHNLNGLASFNTIESININNNKNISSIEFSDLQTVTDSLILSFNNDDAEVKLNSLKWAGNLTIQDVSSIQASNLTSVNGSLLISYNTFDELEFPNLKNVGNSMQIFAHDELARVSLPKLSELDGELEMFNNTQLEEIDFGNLTTIKGAVTISGPFDNLTMENLKLVSGDFEVNSTSDKFDCSDFDKLHEKGKIEGHNYVCTHPANPSSSSKSGSSSQTGKSDSKSSDGSSKSDSTSSSKKGAGNALVVPGMVLTTALGVLLALI; translated from the coding sequence atgcaaatcaaatcatttcTTTTACCAATAGTCGCTGCCTTGTTAGCTTCAGTTTCAGCAGCAGATTCATCAGATAAATGTTCATTCTCTAAAACTTCCATCACTGAAGCCACTGGCATTTCTCAATTAAATGCCTGCTCAACTTTGGACGGTGAGGTCACCATTTCTGGTAATTCAATCGGTAACATTGATTTGAGTTCCGTCAAAGTGTTAAAAGCCAAATTGAGCATTCTTAACTCCCCATCAATTGTCTCATTgaatttcaatcaattacaaAACATTACTGGTTCATTAGTCATTAATAACGCTACCCAGTTGAactcaattgatttgacCCAATTAACCAACGTTGAAACATTACAGTTGGTTTCGTTGCCCTCGTTTGCCactttgaatttgaatcaaGGGGTGCAAAAAGCAGGAACAATTGTTTTGAGTGATACCGCATTGCATAATTTGAATGGGTTGGCTAGTTTCAACACCATTGAGTcaattaatatcaataacaataaaaacaTCTCAAGTATTGAATTTAGTGATTTGCAAACTGTCACCGATagtttaattttatcattcAACAACGATGATGCTGAAGTCAAATTGAATTCGTTGAAATGGGCTGGTAATTTAACCATTCAAGATGTTAGTTCTATCCAAGCTAGCAACTTGACTAGTGTCAATGGATCTTTATTGATCAGTTACAACActtttgatgaattggaatttCCTAACTTGAAAAACGTTGGTAATTCTATGCAAATTTTTGCTCATGATGAATTGGCCCGTGTTTCATTACCAAAATTAAGTGAACTCGATGGTGAATTGGAAATGTTCAATAATACTCAAttggaagaaattgattttggtaaTTTAACCACTATCAAAGGTGCTGTGACAATTTCTGGTCCATTTGATAACTTGACTATGGAAAACTTGAAGTTGGTGTCTGGTGATTTCGAAGTCAATAGTACTtctgataaatttgattgtaGTGATTTCGATAAATTACACGAAAAAGGTAAGATTGAAGGTCACAATTATGTTTGTACTCATCCAGCAAATCCATCTTCATCCTCAAAATCAGGATCAAGTTCACAAACTGGTAAATCAGATAGTAAATCATCAGATGGTTCATCTAAATCGGATTCTACCAGTTCATCCAAAAAAGGTGCTGGTAATGCATTGGTTGTTCCTGGTATGGTATTGACTACAGCTTTGGGTGTCTTATTAGCATTGATCTAG
- a CDS encoding eukaryotic translation initiation factor eIF-5, putative (Similar to S. cerevisiae TIF5;~In S. cerevisiae: N-terminal domain functions as a GTPase-activating protein to mediate hydrolysis of ribosome-bound GTP; C-terminal domain is the core of ribosomal preinitiation complex formation) has translation MSFINICRDNTDPFYRYKMPPIQSKTEGRGNGIKTAIVNLAEVARALNRPPAYLVKFFGYELGAQTQILNDRYLVNGAHDSNELQDSLDGFINKFVLCGSCKNPETEIVLKGKDSLERDCKACGKISLVDPKHKLYSFIVKNPPDNKKGKKSATATANVVGGGKSISDIASGHNGQGDSGNNAANGESGENGEGYNDDEDDDLLAKKINAEVAQLKDVEIKDDDWAVDMSQEAIAARARELEGLSLQNNKFDEFGEWLLKESNGSKDDLPSDVEIYKRIVELDIADSPETLQVLGQVLFDDDIINQIEPHVGLLAKLINGDEEFEKALLGGLERFFGLEKPNLIPQIPKILHGFYDRDLISEEVLIKWGSKVSKKYVPKDVSKKVRKAAKPFVKWLQEAEEEEEESDDE, from the coding sequence ATGTCATTTATTAACATTTGCCGTGACAACACGGATCCTTTCTACCGTTATAAAATGCCTCCAATTCAGTCAAAGACTGAAGGTAGAGGTAACGGTATTAAAACTGCTATTGTTAATTTAGCTGAAGTTGCCAGAGCATTAAATCGTCCACCAGCATATTTGGTCAAATTTTTTGGTTATGAATTGGGTGCTCAAACTCAAATTTTGAACGATAGATATTTAGTCAATGGTGCTCATGATTCAAATGAATTACAAGATTCATTAGATGGgttcattaataaatttgttttatgtGGATCTTGTAAAAATCCCGAAACTGAAATTGTATTAAAGGGGAAAGATTCCTTAGAAAGAGATTGTAAAGCTTGTGGTAAAATTTCTTTGGTTGATCCTAAAcataaattatattcattCATTGTTAAAAATCCACCAGACAACAAAAAGGGTAAGAAATCTGCTACTGCTACTGCtaatgttgttggtggtggtaaatCCATTTCTGATATTGCCTCAGGCCATAATGGTCAAGGTGACTCAGGAAATAATGCTGCTAATGGTGAGAGTGGCGAAAATGGTGAAGGttataatgatgatgaagatgatgatttattagccaaaaaaatcaatgcCGAAGTAGCACAATTGAAAGATGTGGAAATCAAAGATGATGACTGGGCCGTCGATATGTCACAAGAAGCAATTGCTGCAAGAGCAAGAGAATTAGAAGGTTTATCtttacaaaataataaatttgatgaatttggtGAATGGTTATTAAAAGAATCTAATGGATCAAAAGATGATTTACCTTCTGATGTGGAAATATATAAACGTATTGTTGAATTGGACATTGCTGATAGTCCAGAAACTTTGCAAGTTTTGGGTCAAGTATTATTTGACGAtgatataataaatcaaattgaacCTCATGTTGGTTTATTGGCtaaattgatcaatggtgatgaagaatttgaaaaagctTTATTAGGTGGTTTAGAAAGATTCTTTGGATTagaaaaaccaaatttgATTCCACAAATTCCAAAAATATTACATGGATTTTATGATCGTGATTTGATAAGTGAAGaagttttaattaaatGGGGTTCTAAAGTTTCCAAAAAATACGTTCCAAAAGATGTTTCTAAAAAAGTCAGGAAAGCTGCTAAACCATTTGTTAAATGGTTGCAAGAagctgaagaagaagaagaagaaagtgaTGAcgaataa
- a CDS encoding bud site selection protein, putative (Similar to S. cerevisiae BUD32;~In S. cerevisiae: protein kinase proposed to be involved in bud-site selection, telomere uncapping and elongation, and transcription; component of the EKC/KEOPS protein complex), producing MTDNLIAKVQEHVPNIPLKLISQGAEALVFETSVHPYYNYNSNDRSHEKPYLHNYTTFIIKYRPTKPYRHPKIDLQINKSRTIGEVKFMYKLSKLNIACPNIISTDFNNGIIWMECLGSKLPNDTISSFKNWLWYLESQEKENPNINLHDDGQVELVCQKVGQLIGRLHLNDMIHGDLTSSNIILTEMDASNNLFNFEPALIDFGLSSFSGLAEDKAVDLYVLERAILSTHSSYADKLNRWLLEGYQQIHDSAEFNKTKQQQGKLKLKDTLKRLEDVRLRGRKRSMLG from the coding sequence ATGAcagataatttaattgcCAAAGTACAAGAACATGTACCTAACATCccattgaaattaatatcGCAAGGTGCAGAAGCACTAGTTTTTGAAACCTCAGTTCATCCATATTACAATTACAATTCAAACGATAGATCTCATGAAAAACCTTATTTGCATAACTACAcaacatttattattaaatacCGTCCTACAAAACCCTATCGACACCCTAAAATAGATTTgcaaattaataaatcacgAACTATTGGTGAAGTTAAATTTATGTATAAACTTTCGAAACTAAACATTGCCTGTCCTAATATCATTCTGACagattttaataatggtaTCATATGGATGGAATGTCTTGGATCAAAATTGCCTAATGACACTATAAGctcatttaaaaattggttATGGTATTTGGAAAGtcaagagaaagagaatcCCAATATAAATCTTCATGATGATGGCCAAGTCGAATTGGTTTGTCAAAAAGTTGGACAATTGATTGGCCGATTACACTTGAACGATATGATTCATGGTGATTTGACATCATCAAACATTATTTTGACAGAGATGGATGCGAGTaacaatttgttcaattttgaaCCAgcattgattgattttggatTGTCATCATTTTCAGGGTTGGCGGAAGATAAAGCTGTCGATCTATATGTCTTGGAAAGAGCAATTCTAAGCACCCATTCAAGTTATGCCGATAAATTAAATCGCTGGTTATTAGAAGGATACCAGCAAATTCATGATTCTGCTGAATTCaataaaaccaaacaaCAGCAAGGTaagttgaaattaaaagacACACTTAAAAGACTAGAGGATGTCCGTTTAAGAGGCAGAAAAAGAAGTATGTTAGGTTAA